From Bacteroidales bacterium, one genomic window encodes:
- a CDS encoding GNAT family N-acetyltransferase — protein sequence MVARPATKNDMKALRSIWMECFSLDDSYLDLVEKKLFPYAQLYVLEDRGEILSTFALIPIDFYPFSQFNSAEDKAMNGAYLAGVATPEKFRGNHYSSKLFEEVSKQISEYDFLLTRPAEESLINFYFQLGFNVPVNNPYSNNFFFKTCQCEGNKNFAKAEKMVESGKYNFSSPAEIREKIITCKKPCLVWGEKILDFVMAEEKFNKTTALQIALFNQDNSFLDPTKELSPEQIKNLQENPPFIGDTPYAFVKIIKSEKLNKHDFYGSYFLFTLE from the coding sequence ATGGTTGCAAGACCGGCAACTAAAAATGACATGAAAGCACTCCGTTCTATATGGATGGAGTGCTTTTCTTTAGATGATTCCTATCTTGATTTGGTTGAGAAAAAACTGTTTCCTTATGCTCAACTTTATGTCTTGGAAGATAGGGGAGAAATACTCTCAACTTTTGCCTTAATCCCGATAGATTTTTATCCGTTTTCACAATTTAATTCTGCGGAAGACAAAGCTATGAACGGAGCATATCTTGCCGGAGTTGCAACTCCCGAAAAATTCAGGGGCAATCACTATTCTTCAAAACTTTTTGAAGAGGTTTCAAAGCAAATTTCCGAATATGATTTTTTGCTGACAAGACCGGCAGAAGAGAGCCTGATAAATTTCTACTTTCAACTTGGTTTTAATGTTCCCGTCAACAATCCATATTCAAACAATTTTTTCTTCAAAACCTGCCAGTGCGAGGGAAACAAAAATTTTGCAAAAGCTGAAAAAATGGTTGAATCCGGCAAATACAATTTTTCCTCTCCGGCAGAAATCAGAGAAAAAATAATTACATGCAAAAAACCATGTTTGGTTTGGGGAGAGAAAATTTTAGATTTTGTAATGGCGGAGGAAAAATTCAATAAAACCACCGCTCTCCAAATTGCACTTTTCAATCAGGATAATTCCTTCCTTGATCCGACTAAAGAATTAAGCCCGGAACAAATAAAAAATTTACAAGAGAATCCTCCGTTTATTGGGGATACCCCTTACGCCTTTGTAAAAATCATAAAATCTGAAAAATTAAATAAACATGATTTTTACGGCAGTTATTTTCTGTTTACCCTGGAATAA
- the mnmG gene encoding tRNA uridine-5-carboxymethylaminomethyl(34) synthesis enzyme MnmG: protein MVDNKYDIIVIGAGHAGCEACCAAAKMGFRTLLITMDMNKIAQMSCNPAVGGVAKGQIVREIDALGGSMGLVTDASTIQFRMLNSSKGPAVWSPRAQCDRMFFVLNWRFVLEHTPNLFIWQDIVNDLDISRGKVTGVKTSMGAHFSAKKVIITAGTFLHGKLFIGLHCAEGGRIGEPTAVGLTEKLSSAGIQTDRMKTGTPPRIDIKSVDLNKLEKQPGDDVPSKFSFLNVPSSVQLNVPQMSCYMVHTNPEVHEILKKGFKYSPLFTGLIHGKGPRYCPSIEDKVRTFAGKPQHQLFLEPEGWNTHEYYLQGFSSSLPMQVQVDAMHHIKGLESAEIFRPAYAVEYDYFPPTQLYNSLESRKIKGLYFAGQVNGTTGYEEAAAQGLIAGINAALSLRDEEPLILKRDESYIGVLIDDLVTKGVDEPYRMFTSRAEYRILLRQDNADFRLTPYGYKIGLATSGRMKLMEAKYSAAAKITDYFDTNNISPKMSSKFLDEHNSSPLSEGKKISALLTRPNISLSALLKIVPRGTKVISPAKELDGKYSATDEILNNPAKRLSALSAKKFTFSFPYRPAKISLKTKQKFQLSDETLQSVEIAIKYRGYIEREKLQADKMHRLEGMKIPAKFDYTKVYSLSTEGRQKLILHQPATIAQASRIPGVSPSDISVLLIFFGRG from the coding sequence ATGGTTGATAATAAATATGATATAATTGTGATAGGTGCGGGTCATGCCGGATGCGAGGCATGTTGCGCCGCCGCAAAAATGGGCTTTAGGACTTTGCTTATCACAATGGATATGAACAAGATAGCGCAGATGTCTTGTAATCCCGCAGTTGGCGGTGTCGCCAAGGGCCAGATTGTCAGGGAAATAGACGCATTGGGCGGGAGCATGGGACTTGTCACCGATGCTAGCACCATTCAGTTTAGAATGCTTAACAGCTCAAAAGGGCCGGCAGTGTGGAGCCCTAGAGCTCAATGTGATAGAATGTTTTTTGTTCTAAACTGGAGATTTGTCCTGGAGCATACTCCCAATTTATTTATATGGCAAGACATTGTAAATGACCTGGATATATCAAGAGGAAAAGTTACCGGGGTTAAGACTTCCATGGGCGCACATTTTTCTGCTAAGAAAGTTATCATTACCGCGGGTACATTTTTACATGGAAAATTATTTATCGGACTTCATTGTGCTGAGGGCGGAAGAATTGGAGAACCAACTGCTGTTGGATTGACAGAAAAGCTCTCTTCTGCCGGCATTCAGACAGATAGAATGAAGACCGGAACTCCGCCCAGAATTGATATAAAATCTGTAGACCTTAATAAGCTGGAAAAACAGCCTGGCGATGATGTTCCCTCAAAATTTTCTTTCCTTAATGTTCCATCCTCTGTTCAGCTGAATGTTCCCCAGATGTCATGTTACATGGTTCATACAAATCCTGAAGTTCATGAAATCTTAAAGAAAGGTTTTAAATATTCTCCGCTCTTCACAGGATTAATTCACGGAAAAGGTCCGCGCTATTGTCCGAGCATAGAGGACAAGGTTAGAACATTTGCGGGTAAACCGCAGCATCAGCTTTTTCTTGAACCGGAAGGGTGGAATACTCATGAATATTATCTTCAGGGATTTTCCTCCTCGCTTCCAATGCAGGTCCAAGTTGATGCCATGCACCATATAAAAGGGTTGGAATCTGCTGAAATTTTCAGACCGGCCTATGCGGTGGAATATGATTATTTTCCCCCTACTCAGCTTTATAACTCTCTGGAATCCAGGAAGATTAAAGGTTTATATTTTGCGGGACAAGTCAATGGAACAACAGGATATGAAGAGGCTGCTGCACAAGGACTTATTGCAGGAATTAATGCTGCCTTGTCATTAAGGGATGAAGAGCCTTTGATTCTGAAGAGAGATGAATCTTATATAGGTGTGCTGATTGATGACTTGGTTACAAAGGGTGTTGACGAACCTTATAGAATGTTTACCTCTAGAGCCGAGTATAGAATTTTATTGCGACAGGATAATGCAGATTTTAGATTGACTCCTTATGGCTACAAGATTGGTTTGGCTACATCCGGCAGAATGAAGTTAATGGAGGCGAAATATTCGGCCGCCGCAAAAATTACAGACTATTTTGATACAAATAATATCTCTCCAAAAATGTCTTCCAAGTTTTTGGATGAGCACAATAGTTCTCCCCTTTCTGAGGGGAAAAAGATATCTGCTCTTTTGACGCGCCCCAATATTTCTTTATCTGCCCTTCTTAAAATTGTTCCACGGGGAACAAAAGTAATTTCTCCGGCAAAGGAGCTTGATGGCAAATACTCAGCGACAGATGAAATTTTGAATAATCCTGCAAAGAGATTATCTGCCCTTTCAGCTAAAAAATTTACTTTCAGTTTTCCTTACAGGCCGGCAAAGATTTCATTAAAGACGAAACAAAAATTTCAGCTTTCAGATGAAACTTTACAAAGCGTGGAGATTGCGATAAAATACAGAGGGTATATTGAGAGGGAAAAATTACAGGCAGATAAAATGCATCGTCTGGAGGGGATGAAGATTCCGGCAAAGTTTGATTACACCAAGGTTTATTCTCTCTCTACAGAGGGGCGGCAAAAACTTATCTTGCACCAGCCTGCTACAATTGCTCAGGCGTCCAGGATTCCCGGGGTTTCTCCATCGGACATTTCTGTGCTGCTGATTTTCTTCGGCCGCGGGTAA